A region from the Solibacillus sp. FSL H8-0523 genome encodes:
- a CDS encoding iron ABC transporter substrate-binding protein has product MKNKKFLSWKGISIYLTIILFLVIFIQIMDQNKRNEKEGQYLQQIEKSYLELVDFQTYILNNDIKVDADKHVLTMSEKNFQHQLTMFIDTFGNKEKGDESLYDFYVETDKALQAFYEATSKEQQADAHEQLVKLKKPFFSLIKKL; this is encoded by the coding sequence ATGAAAAACAAAAAGTTTTTATCGTGGAAAGGCATTTCGATTTATTTAACGATTATTTTATTTTTAGTCATTTTCATTCAAATTATGGATCAAAATAAACGCAACGAAAAAGAGGGGCAGTACTTACAACAAATAGAAAAATCCTATCTAGAGCTGGTCGATTTTCAAACGTATATTTTAAATAATGACATAAAAGTAGACGCAGATAAGCATGTGTTAACGATGTCTGAAAAGAACTTTCAACATCAATTAACGATGTTTATTGATACGTTTGGCAATAAAGAAAAGGGCGATGAAAGCCTGTACGACTTTTATGTAGAGACCGACAAAGCGCTCCAAGCATTTTATGAGGCAACATCGAAAGAACAACAAGCTGACGCCCATGAGCAGCTAGTAAAGTTAAAGAAACCGTTCTTCTCACTGATTAAGAAGTTATAA
- a CDS encoding acyl-CoA dehydrogenase — protein sequence MTFSYEKFAQDGTLTLLDPLFTLMLIFSALFMIIVLRFSINPKIMLFIGAFIILLSAQLLSISGILADELNLADASKNFYLVIAIAVLQVGAIVYAFVKAKKNN from the coding sequence ATGACCTTTTCATATGAAAAATTCGCACAAGATGGCACATTAACCTTACTCGACCCACTGTTTACACTGATGTTAATTTTCAGTGCGTTGTTTATGATTATTGTACTACGCTTTTCAATCAATCCAAAAATCATGCTCTTTATTGGCGCATTCATTATTTTACTAAGCGCCCAGCTATTATCTATTAGTGGAATTTTAGCCGATGAATTAAATTTAGCAGACGCCTCGAAAAACTTCTACTTAGTCATCGCGATTGCGGTGCTACAAGTTGGTGCCATTGTGTATGCCTTTGTAAAAGCGAAGAAAAATAACTAA
- a CDS encoding response regulator transcription factor encodes MIKVVIADDHEMVRIGVAAYLSAQPDIEVVGEAANGQEAVEQALALKPDIILMDNVMPIKNGAQATAEIIMSWPQAKIMMVTSFIDDDKLYPALEAGAVSYILKTSNAKQIADAIRKTINGETVLEPEATTKVMARMRGVAPALHDHLTERETEVLQCMARGLANQEIAEELFIALKTVKTHVSNILSKLEVQDRTQAVVYAFQNGLVK; translated from the coding sequence ATGATTAAAGTCGTCATTGCAGATGACCACGAAATGGTGCGGATTGGCGTTGCTGCTTACTTGTCTGCCCAGCCTGATATTGAAGTCGTTGGTGAGGCTGCAAACGGGCAAGAAGCAGTGGAACAAGCGCTTGCCCTAAAGCCGGATATCATCTTAATGGATAATGTCATGCCAATCAAAAACGGTGCACAGGCAACCGCTGAAATTATCATGAGCTGGCCACAAGCAAAAATCATGATGGTTACTAGCTTTATCGATGATGATAAGCTATACCCTGCCTTAGAAGCCGGTGCTGTGAGCTATATTTTAAAAACGAGTAACGCCAAGCAAATTGCAGATGCGATTCGTAAAACGATTAACGGGGAAACAGTATTAGAACCTGAAGCCACAACGAAAGTGATGGCCCGTATGCGCGGTGTTGCTCCTGCGCTACATGACCATTTAACTGAGCGGGAAACGGAAGTCCTGCAGTGCATGGCGCGTGGCTTAGCGAATCAGGAAATCGCAGAAGAATTATTTATCGCACTTAAAACGGTGAAAACACATGTCAGTAATATTTTAAGTAAATTAGAAGTCCAAGACCGCACACAAGCTGTAGTTTATGCGTTCCAAAATGGGCTTGTAAAATAA
- a CDS encoding sensor histidine kinase translates to MMAFLTRFMILVVLFVTFTFNLLAFLYGEPREETWRFLIDNRDFDLPLGALMLIVAACFSFLIALWMTIAVKMKENQTTRLVKKVAEPDFSQNVKKANSSLKKALRDANELIETQRSSLQRLSNEKVETNDAIVQERLLAERQRLARELHDSVSQQLFAASMLLSALTVQEENEQSQKKLAQVEKVVQQAQLEMRALLLHLRPVALRNKSLAEGLEDLIVELQEKVYFNIDYQIEEIALGKAEEDHLFRIAQEALSNTLRHAKASEVELLFIARDDLAILRIQDNGLGFDNNGDKTSSYGLRNIAERAVEIGCTYKIVSVPDEGTIVEVKVPIKKEEPAND, encoded by the coding sequence ATGATGGCCTTTTTAACCCGCTTTATGATTTTAGTCGTTTTATTTGTGACGTTTACCTTTAATCTATTGGCCTTTTTATACGGGGAGCCACGTGAGGAAACATGGCGCTTTTTAATCGATAATCGCGATTTTGATCTACCACTCGGTGCACTGATGCTCATTGTCGCTGCATGCTTCAGTTTCTTAATCGCCCTCTGGATGACGATTGCCGTCAAAATGAAAGAAAACCAAACAACGCGCCTTGTCAAAAAAGTAGCAGAGCCAGACTTTTCACAAAACGTGAAAAAGGCCAACAGCTCCTTGAAAAAAGCACTACGCGATGCGAATGAACTAATTGAAACACAGCGTTCATCCTTACAACGCCTATCAAATGAAAAAGTAGAAACGAATGATGCCATTGTCCAAGAACGCTTACTTGCCGAGCGTCAGCGTTTGGCACGTGAGCTTCACGATTCTGTGTCTCAACAGTTATTTGCGGCGTCGATGCTACTCTCTGCATTAACCGTACAGGAAGAAAACGAACAGTCACAAAAAAAGCTCGCACAAGTTGAAAAAGTGGTACAACAAGCGCAACTTGAAATGCGTGCCCTGCTCTTACATTTACGCCCTGTCGCCCTTCGTAATAAAAGCCTCGCAGAAGGTTTAGAGGATTTAATTGTCGAACTACAGGAAAAAGTGTACTTTAATATTGACTATCAAATTGAGGAAATTGCTCTTGGAAAAGCTGAGGAAGATCATTTATTCCGGATTGCTCAAGAGGCGTTATCGAATACATTACGTCATGCCAAAGCTTCAGAAGTCGAGCTATTATTTATCGCACGTGACGACTTAGCCATCTTACGTATTCAAGATAATGGACTCGGCTTTGATAATAATGGCGATAAAACATCTTCTTATGGTCTTCGTAATATTGCAGAGCGTGCGGTTGAAATCGGTTGTACGTATAAAATTGTATCCGTACCCGATGAAGGGACCATCGTCGAAGTAAAAGTACCGATAAAAAAGGAGGAACCGGCAAATGATTAA
- the liaF gene encoding cell wall-active antibiotics response protein LiaF — MPKITTDHLAIIAICFALVVLIELTLFNNGTVFLLILGAGFLYFSYQKKKQYYLYAGLFFLFLAVINIWTLRLLIIGTLIFMLYRYLTKKEQVVEIKNFLTSSTEQNQLIGTTHAPTESYHWRDIHIQRFIGDITIDTTETILPQGKSLIVIQQALGKVRVVVPYEVSVQLNYSTLYGQATCFNYAHKQCFNEQLQFEDGPQDAKRILVIYVTTWIGDVEVQRA, encoded by the coding sequence ATGCCGAAAATTACAACCGATCATCTTGCCATCATTGCGATTTGTTTTGCCCTTGTTGTGTTAATTGAATTAACATTATTCAATAACGGGACGGTATTTTTACTGATTTTAGGTGCAGGGTTCTTATATTTTAGTTATCAAAAGAAAAAGCAATATTATTTGTATGCTGGACTATTCTTTTTATTTTTAGCGGTCATTAATATTTGGACATTACGTCTCTTAATTATTGGCACATTAATTTTCATGCTTTACCGCTATTTAACAAAAAAAGAACAAGTCGTTGAAATTAAAAATTTTTTAACATCGAGCACCGAGCAAAACCAATTAATTGGCACAACACATGCCCCTACAGAAAGCTATCATTGGCGGGATATTCATATCCAGCGTTTTATTGGGGATATAACAATTGATACAACCGAAACGATTTTGCCTCAAGGGAAATCACTGATTGTCATCCAGCAAGCACTTGGAAAAGTCCGTGTTGTTGTTCCCTACGAAGTAAGCGTTCAACTAAATTATTCAACGCTCTACGGTCAAGCAACCTGCTTCAACTATGCACACAAACAATGCTTCAATGAGCAGCTTCAATTTGAAGACGGTCCACAAGATGCCAAGCGCATACTTGTTATTTATGTAACAACTTGGATTGGAGATGTGGAGGTGCAACGCGCATGA
- a CDS encoding PspA/IM30 family protein, protein MKNLLTKFKYTIQADLHDLFDKKVEKNPIKMLNQYIREAEKQTEETGKLLQRQGQLKKELELQLVETVEMLEKREAQLSLAQGTEDTELIAFAQDEVAAYTARKQALLTSIDAANSEYFSLERKFETMKHKIKDMKVRQLQLMSKENIVRANHQMDKVITANNADNFDELSNYIDELSHNIERKYEVTTFEARLAQLEKEQTFIEQPK, encoded by the coding sequence ATGAAAAACTTACTAACAAAATTTAAATACACAATTCAAGCAGACTTACATGATTTATTTGATAAGAAGGTAGAAAAAAATCCAATCAAAATGTTAAATCAGTATATCCGTGAAGCGGAAAAGCAAACGGAAGAAACAGGGAAATTACTTCAACGCCAGGGCCAATTGAAAAAAGAGCTAGAGCTGCAGCTTGTAGAAACTGTGGAGATGTTAGAAAAGCGCGAAGCCCAACTATCACTCGCGCAAGGGACTGAAGATACAGAATTAATTGCGTTCGCACAAGATGAAGTAGCCGCTTATACAGCACGTAAACAAGCATTACTAACAAGTATCGATGCCGCCAATTCCGAATACTTCTCATTAGAACGTAAATTCGAAACGATGAAACATAAAATTAAAGATATGAAAGTACGCCAACTGCAATTAATGAGCAAAGAAAATATCGTACGTGCGAATCACCAAATGGACAAAGTAATCACAGCCAATAACGCCGACAATTTTGATGAGCTTTCAAACTACATCGATGAATTATCGCACAACATTGAGCGTAAATATGAAGTAACTACATTCGAAGCTCGCCTAGCACAGCTAGAAAAGGAGCAAACATTCATCGAACAACCAAAATAA
- a CDS encoding ABC transporter permease, whose product MKKFFLYTGGFFAAIIALTLLAPVAGLLISGLLLAGGLHYYTESTSTFGKVMSLVIALAGLISALSNIPGFIGLVAIAILFYIYKTRKHEKVEIFSKKEDDPFTNFEREWANLNK is encoded by the coding sequence ATGAAGAAATTTTTCTTATACACAGGAGGGTTTTTCGCAGCAATCATTGCCCTTACTTTACTGGCACCAGTCGCTGGCTTACTGATATCCGGCTTACTGCTTGCAGGAGGCTTACATTACTACACAGAGAGCACAAGCACATTTGGTAAAGTGATGAGCTTAGTCATTGCACTTGCTGGTTTAATTAGTGCACTGTCAAACATTCCAGGCTTCATCGGCTTAGTCGCTATCGCCATTTTATTTTACATCTATAAAACACGTAAACATGAAAAAGTAGAAATTTTCTCTAAAAAAGAAGACGATCCCTTCACAAACTTTGAGCGTGAATGGGCAAATTTAAACAAATAA
- a CDS encoding YneF family protein, protein MATWIWILIVIVALIGGVAIGFYAARQYMMKYLKENPPINEQMIRVMMAQMGRKPSEKQVRQMMASMNKFQDK, encoded by the coding sequence ATGGCAACATGGATTTGGATTCTAATCGTAATCGTCGCATTAATCGGGGGTGTAGCAATCGGTTTCTACGCAGCTCGTCAATATATGATGAAGTATTTAAAAGAGAACCCACCTATTAATGAACAAATGATTCGTGTCATGATGGCACAAATGGGACGTAAACCATCTGAAAAGCAAGTTCGTCAGATGATGGCGTCAATGAACAAGTTCCAAGACAAATAA
- a CDS encoding TrkA C-terminal domain-containing protein has protein sequence MEKKIQIKQPKYQVIAEDIAGKIVEKKYVVGEKIYARSSLASQYGVSSETARRAIAVLQDLDIVKATKGSGVEIVSYENAAKFVHRLEGVHSIREIQQQLMTSVNTQIDELKHFQSTVNELVNRTSRFQSINPFVPFQVEIIKSCHYISKNIGEINFWQNTGATIIGIRKNDELIISPGPYATLEEDDTLYFVGQEACYSNVKLFLNI, from the coding sequence ATGGAAAAAAAAATTCAAATTAAACAACCGAAATATCAAGTCATAGCAGAAGATATCGCGGGAAAGATTGTTGAGAAGAAATATGTAGTCGGTGAAAAAATTTATGCGCGGTCGTCTCTTGCCTCACAATACGGTGTATCTTCAGAAACCGCTAGGCGAGCAATTGCCGTTCTGCAAGATTTAGATATCGTAAAGGCAACGAAAGGAAGCGGCGTTGAAATTGTTTCGTATGAAAATGCTGCGAAATTTGTGCATCGCCTAGAAGGTGTTCATTCCATCCGAGAAATTCAACAGCAATTAATGACAAGTGTCAATACGCAAATAGACGAACTCAAGCATTTTCAGTCCACAGTGAATGAGTTAGTGAATCGTACAAGTCGCTTTCAATCTATTAACCCCTTCGTGCCATTTCAAGTAGAAATTATTAAAAGCTGTCACTATATTTCTAAAAACATTGGCGAAATTAACTTTTGGCAAAATACAGGCGCAACCATTATTGGCATTCGAAAAAATGATGAACTGATTATCTCACCTGGGCCTTATGCAACTTTAGAAGAAGACGACACACTATACTTTGTTGGTCAAGAAGCATGTTATTCAAATGTAAAATTATTTTTAAATATATAA
- a CDS encoding glycine betaine/L-proline ABC transporter ATP-binding protein, producing MSKLKIEGVTKVFGKNTSQALKMVGNGKSKEEILKETQATVGVYDVSFSVEEGEIFVIMGLSGSGKSTLIRLLNRLIQPTTGNIFIDGENITKMNKKGLQSVRREKMSMVFQNFALFPHRTILKNAEYGLEVRGISKEERRLKAEKALQNAGLLSYKDQYPSQLSGGMQQRVGLARALANNTEIILMDEAFSALDPLIRKEMQDELLELQASLQKTIVFITHDLNEALRIGDRIVIMKDGKIMQIGTGEEILTNPANEYVRTFLEDVDRSKVITAEHAMIRPITIQVDHEGPKVALQRMREEKVSVLLTLDRARKYIGYITANDALRLSQAGEKSIQSIIRTDMPTVEPSTVIQDLLPIISDSPTPIAVVDEGKLRGILIRGVVLEALASEKNGGESHE from the coding sequence ATGAGTAAATTAAAGATTGAAGGAGTCACCAAAGTTTTTGGGAAAAATACTTCTCAGGCACTGAAAATGGTTGGAAATGGAAAGTCTAAAGAGGAAATTCTAAAAGAAACACAAGCGACGGTTGGCGTCTACGATGTTAGCTTTTCGGTAGAGGAAGGCGAAATCTTTGTGATTATGGGCCTTTCTGGTAGTGGTAAATCGACATTAATTCGTTTGTTGAACCGATTAATCCAACCAACAACCGGTAATATTTTTATTGATGGTGAAAATATTACGAAAATGAACAAAAAAGGGCTGCAAAGTGTACGACGCGAAAAGATGAGCATGGTCTTTCAAAACTTCGCTCTCTTCCCACATCGGACGATTTTGAAAAATGCTGAATACGGTTTAGAAGTTCGTGGAATTTCGAAAGAGGAAAGACGATTAAAAGCAGAAAAGGCTTTACAAAACGCCGGTCTACTATCCTATAAAGACCAATATCCTAGTCAGTTATCTGGTGGCATGCAGCAGCGTGTCGGACTAGCAAGAGCGTTAGCAAATAATACTGAAATTATTTTAATGGATGAAGCTTTTTCTGCGCTTGATCCGCTTATTCGAAAAGAAATGCAAGATGAGTTGTTAGAATTACAGGCATCTCTTCAAAAAACAATTGTATTTATTACCCACGATCTAAACGAAGCATTACGTATCGGAGACCGAATCGTCATCATGAAAGACGGTAAAATTATGCAAATAGGTACGGGTGAAGAAATATTAACAAACCCAGCGAATGAATACGTTCGTACATTTTTAGAAGATGTTGATCGTTCAAAAGTGATTACCGCGGAACACGCGATGATTCGTCCAATAACGATTCAAGTCGACCATGAAGGACCTAAAGTTGCGTTACAACGTATGCGTGAAGAAAAAGTGAGTGTACTGCTTACATTAGACCGCGCAAGAAAGTACATTGGCTACATCACAGCGAATGATGCATTGCGTTTATCACAAGCTGGTGAAAAATCGATTCAATCGATTATTCGAACGGATATGCCTACTGTAGAGCCTTCTACAGTTATCCAAGATTTATTACCAATTATATCCGATTCACCAACACCGATAGCAGTTGTAGATGAAGGGAAATTACGCGGTATTTTAATACGTGGAGTCGTATTAGAAGCGTTAGCCTCTGAAAAAAATGGAGGTGAATCACATGAATAA
- a CDS encoding proline/glycine betaine ABC transporter permease — MNNLLEFIPKIEVANNVEKFMDILTDSLSGIFGFIQDEGQDVMDAITNFLIAIPSVLFIVIVALLAFFATGKRFGLAVFSIIGLFFIYNQGLWEQLMNTFTLVLFSSLIAIIIGIPMGILMSKSKIMEEVTKPILDFMQTMPGFVYLIPAVAFFGIGVVPGVFASVIFALPPTVRFTNLGIRQVPKHLIEAADSYGSTFSQKLFKVELPLAKSTIMAGINQTVLLSLSMVVIASMIGAPGLGREVLSALQRAQIGNGFVAGLSLVIFAIIVDRLTQSFIRNKDENNV, encoded by the coding sequence ATGAATAACCTTCTCGAATTCATTCCTAAAATTGAAGTAGCAAATAATGTTGAAAAATTCATGGATATCTTAACGGATTCTTTATCTGGCATTTTCGGATTTATACAAGACGAAGGACAAGATGTGATGGATGCGATAACAAATTTTTTAATAGCGATTCCATCTGTCCTCTTTATCGTAATTGTTGCGTTATTGGCATTTTTCGCGACTGGTAAACGTTTTGGATTAGCTGTATTTTCAATAATCGGGTTGTTCTTTATTTATAATCAAGGGCTATGGGAACAGCTCATGAACACCTTCACCCTTGTATTATTTTCTAGTTTGATTGCCATTATTATAGGTATCCCAATGGGTATTTTAATGTCAAAATCAAAAATTATGGAAGAAGTAACTAAACCAATACTTGATTTTATGCAAACAATGCCTGGTTTCGTTTATTTAATTCCGGCTGTTGCCTTCTTTGGTATCGGCGTAGTGCCTGGGGTTTTTGCCTCTGTTATTTTTGCACTTCCACCAACGGTTCGTTTTACGAATTTAGGTATTCGACAAGTTCCTAAACATTTAATTGAAGCTGCGGACTCTTATGGTAGTACATTCAGCCAAAAACTATTCAAGGTTGAATTGCCACTAGCTAAATCCACGATTATGGCAGGCATTAACCAAACGGTACTGCTATCGTTATCAATGGTTGTAATTGCCTCAATGATTGGCGCACCTGGATTAGGGCGTGAAGTGTTATCTGCTCTACAACGTGCACAAATCGGTAACGGCTTTGTAGCAGGATTAAGTTTAGTAATCTTTGCAATTATCGTCGATCGCTTAACGCAAAGTTTCATTCGGAACAAAGATGAAAACAACGTATAA
- a CDS encoding glycine betaine ABC transporter substrate-binding protein, translated as MFFNKSTAFALLTAGVVLTGCSNDENTSKTLEEQVDYTIVGIEPGSGTMEKAHAAIEDYENLKDWKLEESSAAGMLAELDKALKNEKPVIITGWNPHWMFSKYDLKYLEDPKKSFGEVEQINTIVRKGFKEDLPNAYTIVDRFYWEPEDMEEVMVDSQTSSFTEAASKWVEKNADLVAEFTADVEKGNGEKIKLISTPWETEDASSHVMQAILQQHGFEVELTPVDPAIMFQAIATGEGDVSAAPWLPVTHQSFYEKHKDDIVDLGENLDGARIGLVVPAYMDIDSIEDLAAK; from the coding sequence ATGTTTTTTAATAAATCAACAGCATTCGCATTACTAACGGCTGGAGTCGTTTTAACGGGTTGTAGTAATGACGAGAATACAAGCAAAACACTTGAAGAACAAGTAGATTACACAATTGTAGGAATTGAGCCTGGTAGTGGTACGATGGAAAAAGCGCATGCTGCTATAGAAGACTACGAAAACTTAAAAGATTGGAAGTTGGAGGAAAGTTCAGCGGCTGGAATGTTAGCTGAGCTAGATAAAGCCCTTAAAAATGAAAAACCCGTAATTATTACAGGTTGGAATCCGCATTGGATGTTTTCTAAGTATGATTTAAAGTACCTTGAGGATCCCAAAAAATCATTTGGTGAAGTAGAACAAATCAACACCATTGTGAGAAAAGGCTTTAAAGAAGATTTACCGAATGCTTATACAATTGTCGACCGCTTTTATTGGGAGCCTGAGGATATGGAAGAAGTAATGGTAGATTCGCAAACTTCTAGTTTTACCGAAGCAGCTAGTAAATGGGTTGAGAAAAATGCGGATTTAGTAGCAGAATTCACAGCCGATGTTGAAAAAGGGAACGGTGAGAAAATCAAACTCATTTCAACACCTTGGGAAACGGAAGATGCCTCTTCACATGTCATGCAAGCAATTTTACAACAGCATGGATTTGAAGTGGAGTTAACACCTGTAGACCCAGCAATCATGTTCCAAGCAATTGCAACGGGTGAAGGGGATGTGTCAGCTGCACCATGGCTACCAGTAACGCATCAATCATTCTATGAAAAGCATAAAGACGATATTGTTGATTTAGGAGAAAACTTAGACGGTGCTCGAATCGGTTTAGTTGTCCCAGCCTATATGGATATTGATTCGATTGAAGATTTAGCAGCAAAGTAA
- a CDS encoding S-ribosylhomocysteine lyase, with the protein MTTEKTNVESFDLDHTKVVAPYVRLAGTKEGAKGDVVTKYDIRFKQPNKAHMEMPALHSLEHLMADRIRNHSDAVVDLSPMGCQTGFYVSFINYDDYEGILDILEKTAQDVLAATSVPACNEVQCGWAASHSLEGAQDLAKEFLEKRTEWHIVFED; encoded by the coding sequence ATGACAACAGAGAAAACAAATGTAGAAAGCTTTGATTTAGACCATACGAAAGTAGTAGCACCATATGTACGTCTTGCAGGAACAAAAGAAGGTGCAAAAGGCGATGTTGTAACAAAATATGATATTCGTTTTAAACAACCAAACAAAGCGCATATGGAAATGCCAGCGCTGCATTCATTAGAGCATTTAATGGCCGATCGTATTCGCAATCATAGCGATGCAGTAGTAGACCTTTCACCAATGGGCTGCCAAACAGGGTTTTATGTCTCGTTTATCAATTACGATGACTATGAAGGGATTTTAGACATTTTAGAAAAAACAGCACAGGATGTTTTAGCGGCAACGTCAGTACCAGCTTGCAATGAAGTACAATGTGGCTGGGCCGCTAGTCATAGCTTAGAAGGCGCGCAAGATTTAGCAAAAGAATTTTTAGAAAAACGTACGGAGTGGCATATCGTTTTTGAAGATTAA
- a CDS encoding alpha/beta fold hydrolase: protein MKKRTLFLSGSIATTLIAAATTATGVLMTNRLMYIKKKDDAFILEREVSSKRFDEAWYEGCPKEVLTIDSPNGYMIRGVYLKPLETKNTVIICHGVTENKINSMRYARMFERLGFNSVVYDHRRHGESEGKTTSYGHYEKFDLQAVVTKIREEIGEDAILGIHGESMGAATTLLYAGTIEDSADFYVSDCAFSNFPQLLKIIFENVVPIDAKYTIPFADFFMRIRDGYSVKDVMPIDAVEHIEKPVLFIHSTPDDFIPYTMAEELYEAKPEPKRLKLFDQGDHAKSFNENSGDYEQTVAKFLHDYVPAYRQETKSIL from the coding sequence ATGAAAAAACGTACGTTATTTTTATCAGGAAGTATCGCGACAACACTCATCGCTGCGGCCACAACCGCAACAGGTGTTTTGATGACAAATCGCCTAATGTACATTAAGAAAAAAGACGACGCCTTCATTTTAGAACGCGAAGTTTCGTCAAAGCGTTTTGACGAGGCTTGGTATGAAGGCTGTCCAAAAGAAGTGCTGACAATTGACTCACCTAATGGTTACATGATTCGCGGGGTTTATTTAAAGCCACTTGAAACGAAAAATACGGTCATTATTTGTCACGGGGTTACCGAAAACAAAATTAACTCGATGCGCTATGCCCGTATGTTTGAAAGACTTGGTTTTAATTCCGTTGTGTATGATCACCGCCGTCACGGGGAATCAGAAGGTAAAACAACAAGCTATGGTCATTACGAAAAATTTGATTTACAAGCGGTTGTCACAAAAATCCGAGAAGAAATCGGAGAAGATGCGATTTTAGGCATTCACGGGGAATCGATGGGCGCTGCCACAACGCTTTTATACGCTGGAACGATTGAGGATAGCGCAGACTTTTACGTTTCAGATTGCGCGTTTTCTAATTTCCCACAGCTCTTAAAAATAATTTTTGAAAATGTTGTGCCGATTGATGCTAAATATACAATTCCATTCGCTGACTTCTTCATGCGTATTCGAGATGGTTATTCAGTAAAAGACGTGATGCCAATCGATGCAGTCGAGCATATTGAAAAACCAGTATTATTTATTCACAGCACACCAGACGATTTCATTCCGTATACGATGGCAGAGGAATTATATGAAGCAAAGCCTGAACCCAAACGATTAAAGCTGTTTGATCAAGGAGATCATGCCAAATCATTTAATGAAAATTCAGGCGACTATGAACAAACAGTTGCGAAGTTTTTACATGATTATGTACCCGCCTATCGACAAGAAACGAAATCGATACTATAA